One window from the genome of Streptomyces sp. NBC_00708 encodes:
- a CDS encoding protein kinase: MSQDGAHGTQGRYAGGSVAGGRYQLRDLLGEGGMASVYLAYDSALDRQVAIKTLHTELGREQSFRERFRREAQAVAKLQHTNIVSVFDTGEDELGGALMPYIVMEYVEGQPLGSVLAADIRAQGAMPADKALKVTSDVLAALDTSHEMGLVHRDIKPGNVMVTKRGVVKVMDFGIARAMQSGVTSMTQTGMVVGTPQYLSPEQALGRGVDARSDLYSVGIMLFQLLTGRIPFDADSPLAIAYAHVQEEPVAPSTINRSLTPAMDALVARALKKNPNERFPSAAAMQDEIARVLSASGHTGAPVIVGDAGAPANSGSGVGSAVFPPVDQSAPSPQSVQTPYQPGPYQSQQQPGPYGPPTPAPATNPSYGYPQTAAPAYQSPAPLQHQTPSPYTISPQTTSSPAPGGGSKRNMPVIIGSIVVALVAIGGLITVIALNGNDKGGADAKATESPAGDHRDPERNRTIDPDDCSGAREDTDDPNKVDAPNFMYKDILSVRACADAAGWTLKVKKVPGNAYAEDQVINQFPSSGAAVSETGAHFELEIATGDPA; encoded by the coding sequence ATGAGCCAGGACGGCGCACACGGTACACAGGGTCGCTACGCGGGCGGTTCGGTCGCCGGCGGCCGCTACCAGCTGCGCGATCTGCTCGGCGAAGGCGGGATGGCGTCCGTATATCTGGCGTACGACTCCGCGCTCGACCGGCAGGTCGCGATCAAGACCCTGCACACCGAGCTGGGCCGTGAGCAGTCCTTCCGCGAGCGCTTCCGCCGCGAGGCGCAGGCCGTCGCCAAGCTCCAGCACACCAACATCGTCTCGGTGTTCGACACGGGCGAGGACGAGCTCGGCGGCGCGCTGATGCCGTACATCGTCATGGAGTACGTCGAGGGCCAGCCGCTCGGCTCCGTCCTGGCGGCGGACATCCGCGCCCAGGGCGCGATGCCGGCCGACAAGGCGCTCAAGGTCACCTCGGACGTGCTGGCCGCGCTGGACACCAGCCACGAAATGGGCCTGGTGCACCGCGACATCAAGCCGGGCAACGTCATGGTGACCAAGCGCGGCGTCGTGAAGGTCATGGACTTCGGCATCGCCCGCGCCATGCAGTCGGGCGTCACCTCGATGACGCAGACCGGCATGGTCGTCGGCACCCCGCAGTACCTCTCCCCCGAACAGGCCCTGGGCCGCGGGGTGGACGCGCGCTCCGACCTGTACTCGGTCGGCATCATGCTCTTCCAGCTGCTGACCGGCCGCATCCCCTTCGACGCGGACTCCCCGCTCGCCATCGCGTACGCGCATGTGCAGGAGGAGCCCGTCGCCCCGTCGACGATCAACCGCTCGCTGACCCCGGCGATGGACGCCCTCGTCGCCCGCGCGCTGAAGAAGAACCCGAACGAGCGCTTCCCGAGCGCGGCGGCCATGCAGGACGAGATCGCCCGCGTGCTGAGCGCCAGCGGTCACACCGGTGCGCCGGTGATCGTCGGGGACGCCGGCGCCCCGGCGAACAGCGGCTCCGGTGTCGGTTCGGCGGTCTTCCCGCCGGTCGACCAGTCCGCGCCCTCCCCGCAGAGCGTCCAGACGCCGTACCAGCCGGGGCCGTACCAGTCCCAGCAGCAGCCCGGCCCGTACGGACCCCCGACGCCGGCCCCGGCCACCAACCCGTCGTACGGCTACCCGCAGACGGCCGCCCCGGCCTACCAGAGCCCGGCACCGCTTCAGCACCAGACGCCCTCGCCGTACACGATCTCCCCGCAGACGACGTCGAGCCCGGCCCCGGGCGGCGGCTCCAAGCGGAACATGCCGGTGATCATCGGCTCGATCGTCGTCGCGCTGGTCGCGATCGGCGGCCTGATCACGGTCATCGCGCTCAACGGCAACGACAAGGGCGGCGCGGACGCCAAGGCCACCGAGTCCCCGGCCGGCGATCACCGCGATCCGGAGCGGAACCGGACGATCGACCCCGACGACTGCTCGGGCGCGCGGGAGGACACGGACGACCCGAACAAGGTCGATGCCCCCAACTTCATGTACAAGGACATCCTCTCGGTCCGCGCCTGCGCGGACGCGGCGGGCTGGACGCTCAAGGTGAAGAAGGTCCCGGGCAACGCGTACGCGGAGGACCAGGTCATCAACCAGTTCCCGTCGTCCGGGGCCGCGGTTTCCGAGACCGGCGCCCACTTCGAGCTGGAGATCGCCACAGGCGACCCCGCGTAG
- a CDS encoding PadR family transcriptional regulator, which translates to MSIRHGLLALLERGPRYGSQLRTEFESRTGSTWPLNVGQVYTTLSRLERDGLVAQDGEDDQGHALYSISDAGRTELRSWFETPVDRSSPPRDELAIKLAMAVGAPGVDIRAVIQAQRHHTVKAMQDYTRLKAQSLAQAPANRDEVAWLLVVEQLIFQAEAEARWLDHCEARLTRLAEAAATEPEQSPSPGPVSRTAVRPTGRTRTRR; encoded by the coding sequence ATGTCGATCCGTCACGGGCTCCTCGCCCTCCTGGAGCGCGGGCCGCGCTACGGCTCCCAGCTCCGCACCGAATTCGAATCGCGCACCGGCTCCACCTGGCCGCTCAACGTCGGGCAGGTGTACACGACGCTGAGCAGGCTGGAGCGCGACGGCCTGGTCGCCCAGGACGGCGAGGACGACCAGGGCCACGCCCTCTACTCGATCAGCGACGCCGGGCGCACCGAGCTGCGCTCCTGGTTCGAGACGCCGGTCGACCGCAGCAGCCCGCCCCGTGACGAGCTGGCCATCAAGCTCGCCATGGCGGTCGGAGCGCCCGGCGTCGACATCAGGGCCGTCATCCAGGCCCAGCGCCACCACACCGTGAAGGCGATGCAGGACTACACCCGCCTCAAGGCGCAGTCCCTCGCCCAGGCCCCCGCCAACCGCGACGAGGTGGCCTGGCTGCTCGTCGTGGAGCAGCTGATCTTCCAGGCAGAGGCCGAGGCCCGCTGGCTGGACCACTGCGAGGCCCGGCTGACCCGCCTCGCCGAGGCCGCCGCCACGGAGCCGGAGCAGAGCCCGTCCCCGGGCCCCGTCTCCCGCACCGCCGTCCGGCCCACCGGCCGGACCCGCACGCGCCGCTGA
- a CDS encoding ABC transporter ATP-binding protein: protein MSLHVPSPAAPPLTVDAPVLELRALTRTHGTGIAEVHALRGISLSVHAGELVAVMGPSGSGKSTLLTLAGGLDTASDGQVIIEGQDISTLGRKGLAALRRRSVGYVFQDYNLIPALTAAENIALPRELDGVSVRKARKEARAALEEMNLLEIADRFPDEMSGGQQQRVAIARALVGDRRLVLADEPTGALDSETGEAVLALLRNRCDQGAAGVMVTHEPRYAAWADRVVFLRDGSIVDQTLTAGADSLLAAGGAE from the coding sequence ATGTCCCTGCACGTCCCGTCCCCAGCCGCACCGCCCCTGACGGTGGACGCACCGGTGCTCGAACTCCGCGCGCTCACCCGCACCCACGGCACCGGCATCGCCGAGGTGCACGCGCTGCGCGGCATCAGCCTGTCGGTGCACGCCGGTGAACTCGTCGCCGTGATGGGCCCGTCCGGCTCCGGCAAGTCCACCCTGCTGACCCTCGCCGGCGGCCTCGACACCGCGAGCGACGGCCAGGTGATCATCGAGGGCCAGGACATCTCCACGCTCGGCCGCAAGGGCCTCGCCGCCCTGCGCCGCCGCAGCGTGGGCTACGTCTTCCAGGACTACAACCTGATCCCCGCGCTGACCGCCGCCGAGAACATCGCCCTGCCGCGCGAGCTCGACGGCGTCTCGGTCCGCAAGGCCCGCAAGGAGGCCCGTGCCGCGCTGGAGGAGATGAACCTCCTGGAGATCGCGGACCGCTTCCCGGACGAGATGTCCGGCGGCCAGCAGCAGCGCGTCGCCATCGCCCGCGCGCTGGTCGGGGACCGGCGCCTGGTCCTCGCCGACGAACCGACCGGGGCGCTCGACTCCGAGACCGGCGAGGCCGTCCTCGCGCTCCTGCGCAACCGCTGCGACCAGGGCGCGGCCGGCGTCATGGTCACGCACGAACCGCGGTACGCGGCCTGGGCGGACCGGGTCGTCTTCCTCCGGGACGGTTCGATCGTCGACCAGACGCTGACGGCCGGGGCCGACTCGCTGCTGGCCGCCGGGGGAGCCGAGTGA
- a CDS encoding FtsX-like permease family protein, with product MSVFTGWRAALRIARRDALRAKGRSALVVAMIALPVLGVTAADITYRSADMTPAEQLTARIGSADALYTDAGMGPVQQMPGGDMYDSVKTPDDEVPPIDMRPVFPRGARAISEQSVSATVSTSYGIASTEIVEFKTSDRMARKRIDLVEGTFPRGTDELVATEPFLKSAGLHVGSAITVTTSGRKYTITGAVEVPADLQAKQLYADPGAVIAPWQALAERDKKVPAPQPAPVRWLVEAAGPGGIVWKDVLEANKAGAVVDSRQVFENPPPDSEIPLLRSNPQYANSRTYESGETSAALVTVVAMALLEVVLLAGPAFAVGARRSRRQLGLLGTCGGDRSQVRAVVLGGGLVLGGVGAVTGVAVGLLLTVAFRPMIENWAGHRFGSLALHPAELLVIAALGLVTGLLAAFAPAIVAGRQSVLESLTGRRGVRRSSRVLPVTGACVLALGVLIAVYGGTSGSSVLVAGGSVVAELGLLACIPVIVGLLGRLGRRLPLSPRMALRDAARNRGRTAPAVAAVMAAVAGSVAIATYMSSSLAESDYAYMPSLTEGTIVLSAGDAEAAGRLPAARAAVEHNMPVTGGRADIARVWAGSDCNVYYDEENGCGTLELVKPTGKGHTCPLDTDGAKELAARLSADEHRAMMRTPACVDVRTSTGTFDSGSGNIVVGDAALLGTYVKLDDPAAAAALKAGTPVLLNEAYAKNGEVTLKAVHTYNPKDKQNRKAHPGPARKTTDRLKVYVAKPEYAITPGIRMILPQRTAERLGLHTQPQGSVYAVDRRPTDAEDQRVSAAIDQAGGGLWVQSNQGANDRGNTILLILTLFAGVVTVGAAAITTGLAKADAEADLTTLSAVGAPPRVRRTLSGFQCLVVALTGVLLGTAAGLVPAVALRLVDLRNAMEQMRIQPMDSAYTPIVLPWATIGLLAVAVPLLAGVLAAAFTRSRLALARRAG from the coding sequence GTGAGCGTCTTCACGGGGTGGCGCGCCGCCCTCCGAATAGCCCGCCGCGACGCCCTGCGGGCCAAGGGCCGCAGCGCCCTGGTGGTCGCGATGATCGCACTGCCGGTCCTCGGGGTGACGGCCGCCGACATCACGTACCGCAGTGCGGACATGACCCCGGCGGAGCAGCTGACGGCCCGGATCGGCTCGGCCGACGCGCTGTACACCGACGCGGGCATGGGGCCGGTCCAGCAGATGCCCGGCGGCGACATGTACGACAGCGTGAAGACGCCCGACGACGAGGTACCGCCGATCGACATGCGCCCCGTCTTTCCCCGGGGCGCGCGGGCGATCAGCGAGCAGTCCGTGTCGGCCACCGTCTCGACCTCGTACGGGATCGCGAGCACCGAGATCGTGGAGTTCAAGACCTCGGACCGGATGGCCCGGAAGCGGATCGACCTCGTCGAGGGCACGTTTCCGCGCGGCACGGACGAGCTGGTGGCGACCGAGCCGTTCCTGAAGTCGGCGGGCCTGCACGTGGGCTCCGCGATCACGGTGACGACGTCGGGCAGGAAGTACACGATCACCGGTGCGGTCGAGGTGCCCGCCGATCTGCAGGCGAAGCAGCTGTACGCCGACCCGGGCGCGGTGATCGCCCCCTGGCAGGCCCTGGCCGAGCGCGACAAGAAGGTGCCGGCGCCCCAGCCGGCCCCGGTGCGGTGGCTGGTCGAGGCGGCCGGGCCGGGCGGCATCGTCTGGAAGGACGTGCTGGAGGCCAACAAGGCGGGCGCCGTGGTCGACTCACGGCAGGTCTTCGAGAACCCGCCGCCGGACTCCGAGATCCCGCTGCTCCGGTCCAACCCGCAGTACGCCAACTCCAGGACCTACGAGTCCGGTGAGACCAGCGCCGCCCTCGTCACCGTCGTGGCGATGGCGCTCCTGGAGGTCGTGCTGCTGGCCGGACCCGCGTTCGCCGTCGGTGCCCGCCGCTCGCGGCGTCAGCTGGGCCTGCTGGGCACGTGCGGCGGCGACCGCAGCCAGGTCCGCGCGGTCGTTCTGGGCGGCGGTCTCGTCCTCGGCGGCGTCGGAGCGGTCACCGGTGTCGCGGTCGGGCTGCTGCTGACGGTGGCGTTCCGTCCGATGATCGAGAACTGGGCCGGGCACCGCTTCGGCTCCCTGGCGCTGCACCCCGCCGAACTCCTGGTCATCGCCGCGCTCGGGCTGGTCACCGGTCTGCTGGCGGCGTTCGCCCCGGCGATCGTGGCCGGCCGGCAGTCCGTGCTGGAATCGCTCACCGGCCGGCGCGGGGTGCGCCGCAGCTCCCGCGTGCTGCCCGTCACGGGTGCCTGCGTGCTCGCGCTCGGTGTCCTCATCGCCGTCTACGGGGGTACCAGCGGCAGTTCCGTCCTGGTCGCCGGTGGCTCGGTCGTCGCCGAACTGGGCCTGCTCGCCTGCATCCCGGTGATCGTCGGGCTGCTGGGCCGGCTCGGCCGCAGGCTGCCGCTCTCGCCCCGGATGGCGCTGCGCGACGCGGCCCGCAACCGGGGCCGCACCGCCCCGGCGGTGGCCGCCGTGATGGCCGCCGTCGCGGGCTCGGTCGCCATCGCCACGTACATGTCCAGCAGCCTGGCGGAATCCGACTACGCCTACATGCCCTCGCTGACCGAGGGCACGATCGTCCTCTCGGCCGGTGACGCCGAGGCCGCGGGGCGGCTTCCGGCGGCCCGCGCCGCCGTCGAGCACAACATGCCGGTGACCGGCGGCCGGGCCGACATCGCCCGGGTCTGGGCGGGCAGCGACTGCAACGTCTACTACGACGAGGAGAACGGCTGCGGCACCCTGGAGCTGGTCAAGCCCACCGGCAAGGGCCACACCTGCCCGCTCGACACCGACGGCGCCAAGGAGCTCGCGGCCCGGCTGTCCGCCGATGAGCACCGCGCGATGATGCGGACCCCCGCGTGTGTGGACGTACGCACCTCCACGGGCACGTTCGACTCGGGCTCCGGCAACATCGTCGTCGGCGACGCGGCCCTGCTCGGCACGTATGTGAAGCTCGACGACCCGGCGGCGGCCGCCGCCCTGAAGGCCGGAACGCCGGTCCTGCTCAACGAGGCGTACGCGAAGAACGGCGAGGTCACCCTCAAGGCCGTCCACACGTACAACCCCAAGGACAAGCAGAACCGCAAGGCGCACCCCGGCCCGGCGCGGAAGACCACGGACCGGCTGAAGGTGTACGTGGCGAAGCCCGAGTACGCCATCACGCCCGGCATCCGCATGATCCTTCCGCAGCGGACCGCCGAGCGCCTCGGCCTGCACACCCAGCCGCAGGGCAGTGTGTACGCCGTCGACCGCCGGCCCACGGACGCGGAGGACCAGCGGGTGTCGGCCGCGATCGACCAGGCGGGCGGCGGTCTGTGGGTGCAGAGCAACCAGGGGGCCAACGACCGCGGCAACACCATCCTGCTGATCCTCACCCTGTTCGCCGGAGTGGTGACCGTGGGCGCCGCCGCGATCACGACCGGCCTGGCCAAGGCGGACGCGGAGGCCGACCTCACCACGCTGAGCGCGGTGGGCGCGCCCCCGCGCGTGCGGCGGACGCTCTCCGGCTTCCAGTGCCTGGTGGTGGCGCTGACCGGGGTCCTGCTCGGGACGGCGGCGGGACTGGTGCCCGCAGTGGCGCTGCGCCTGGTCGACCTGCGCAACGCGATGGAGCAGATGCGGATCCAGCCCATGGATTCGGCCTACACGCCGATCGTGCTGCCCTGGGCGACCATCGGGCTGCTGGCTGTGGCGGTTCCGCTGCTGGCGGGCGTCCTGGCGGCGGCGTTCACCCGCTCGCGGCTCGCCCTGGCACGGCGGGCGGGCTGA
- a CDS encoding bacterial proteasome activator family protein, whose amino-acid sequence MAIGGGGTDDESREVPVTEMVEQPAKVMRIGSMIKQLLEEVRAAPLDEASRVRLKEIHASSVKELEDGLAPELVEELERLSLPFTEESVPSEAELRIAQAQLVGWLEGLFHGIQTALFAQQMAARAQLEQMRRALPPGSGPDEDGGLDPHGPVRSGPYL is encoded by the coding sequence ATGGCGATCGGCGGCGGTGGCACGGACGACGAGTCGCGGGAGGTCCCGGTGACGGAGATGGTCGAGCAGCCCGCGAAGGTCATGCGCATCGGCAGCATGATCAAGCAGCTCCTGGAGGAGGTCAGGGCCGCTCCTCTCGACGAGGCCAGCCGGGTGCGTCTCAAGGAGATCCACGCGAGTTCGGTCAAGGAGCTGGAGGACGGCCTCGCGCCGGAGCTGGTGGAGGAGCTGGAGCGGCTCTCCCTGCCGTTCACCGAGGAATCCGTGCCCTCCGAGGCGGAGCTTCGGATCGCGCAGGCGCAGCTCGTGGGCTGGCTGGAGGGCCTCTTCCACGGCATCCAGACCGCTCTGTTCGCCCAGCAGATGGCGGCCCGCGCCCAGCTGGAGCAGATGCGCCGTGCCCTGCCGCCCGGCAGCGGCCCGGACGAGGACGGCGGGCTCGACCCGCACGGCCCGGTCCGCTCGGGTCCGTACCTGTAA
- a CDS encoding NAD(P)H-quinone oxidoreductase: MHAITIPEPGGPEALVWAEVPDPVPGEGEVLVDVVSSAVNRADVLQRQGFYNPPPGASPYPGLECAGRISALGPGVTGWAVGDEVCALLAGGGYAEKVAVPSGQLLPVPKGLDLTLAAALPEVTATVWSNVFMVAHLRPAETLLVHGGSSGIGTMAIQLAKAVGARVAVTAGSPEKLARCAELGADILIDYREQDFVEEIRETTAGAGADVILDLMGAKYLDRNVQALAVNGRLAIIGLQGGAKGELNLGMLLNKRAAVTATSLRGRPLAEKAAIVAAVREHVWPLIAEGVVKPVVDRTVPMQDAAEGHRVMESSTHIGKVLLQPPTAA, from the coding sequence ATGCATGCGATCACGATCCCCGAACCCGGTGGCCCAGAGGCGCTCGTCTGGGCCGAGGTGCCCGATCCCGTACCCGGCGAGGGCGAAGTCCTCGTCGACGTTGTGTCCAGCGCGGTCAACCGGGCCGATGTGCTCCAGCGGCAGGGCTTCTACAACCCGCCGCCGGGAGCGTCCCCCTACCCGGGCCTGGAGTGCGCGGGCCGGATCTCGGCGCTCGGCCCCGGGGTCACCGGCTGGGCCGTGGGCGACGAGGTGTGCGCGCTGCTCGCGGGCGGCGGGTACGCGGAGAAGGTCGCCGTCCCGTCGGGCCAGCTGCTGCCCGTACCCAAGGGGCTGGACCTCACCCTGGCGGCGGCGCTGCCCGAGGTGACGGCCACGGTCTGGTCCAACGTGTTCATGGTGGCCCATCTGCGGCCCGCCGAGACCCTGTTGGTGCACGGCGGATCCAGCGGCATCGGCACGATGGCGATCCAGCTCGCCAAGGCCGTCGGGGCGCGGGTCGCCGTGACGGCCGGCAGCCCCGAGAAGCTGGCGCGCTGCGCGGAGCTGGGCGCGGACATCCTGATCGACTACCGCGAGCAGGACTTCGTCGAGGAGATCCGCGAGACCACGGCCGGGGCGGGCGCCGACGTCATCCTCGACCTCATGGGCGCGAAGTACCTCGACCGGAACGTGCAGGCACTCGCCGTCAACGGCCGGCTCGCGATCATCGGGCTCCAGGGCGGCGCCAAGGGCGAACTCAACCTCGGCATGCTGCTGAACAAGCGGGCCGCCGTCACGGCGACCTCGCTGCGCGGGCGCCCGCTCGCCGAGAAGGCGGCGATCGTCGCGGCCGTCCGCGAGCACGTCTGGCCGCTGATCGCCGAGGGCGTCGTGAAGCCGGTCGTCGACCGCACAGTGCCCATGCAGGACGCGGCCGAGGGTCATCGCGTCATGGAGTCCAGCACCCACATCGGCAAGGTCCTGCTCCAGCCGCCCACGGCCGCCTGA
- a CDS encoding potassium channel family protein, whose translation MARRADEQVVPTRVMLPRRVVDGPARQVAKRLMMALMVLAITVFIVWIDRDGYHDAADGKVDLLDAVYYATVTLSTTGYGDITPYSDGARLINVVLVTPLRVLFLIILVGTTLEVLTERTREDFRLKRWRTNLRDHTVVVGFGTKGRSAIQTLCATGLSKEQIVIVDPASKVIEIANAEGFTGVVGDATRSDVLLRAELQKARQVIIATQRDDTAVLVALTARQLNRGAKIVAAVREEENAPLLRQSGADAVITSASAAGRLLGLSVLSPSAGTVMEDLIQQGSGLDLIERPVIKSEVGKNVRETEDLVVSVLRGHRLLGYDDPAASPLQLTDRLITIVRASNEPPAYPPHQGIPRS comes from the coding sequence ATGGCCAGGCGAGCCGATGAACAGGTCGTCCCCACCCGGGTGATGCTTCCGCGCCGGGTCGTGGACGGACCGGCGCGCCAGGTGGCCAAGCGGCTGATGATGGCTCTGATGGTGCTGGCCATCACCGTGTTCATCGTCTGGATCGACCGTGACGGCTACCACGACGCGGCGGACGGCAAGGTCGATCTGCTGGACGCGGTGTACTACGCGACGGTCACCCTCTCCACCACCGGGTACGGCGACATCACCCCGTACAGCGACGGGGCCCGGCTCATCAACGTGGTGCTCGTGACACCGCTGCGCGTGCTCTTCCTCATCATCCTGGTCGGCACCACCCTTGAGGTCCTCACGGAGCGGACCCGGGAGGACTTCCGGCTGAAGCGTTGGAGAACCAACTTGCGTGACCACACTGTCGTCGTCGGCTTCGGCACGAAGGGCCGCTCGGCCATCCAGACCCTGTGCGCCACCGGGCTGAGCAAGGAACAGATCGTCATCGTCGACCCGGCGTCCAAGGTGATAGAGATCGCCAACGCCGAGGGCTTCACCGGAGTGGTCGGGGACGCCACGCGCAGCGATGTGCTGCTGCGTGCCGAGCTCCAGAAGGCACGTCAGGTCATCATCGCCACCCAGCGCGACGACACCGCGGTGCTGGTCGCGCTGACCGCCCGCCAGCTCAACCGGGGCGCGAAGATCGTGGCCGCGGTGCGCGAGGAGGAGAACGCCCCGCTGCTGCGGCAGTCCGGTGCGGACGCCGTCATCACCAGCGCCAGTGCGGCGGGCCGGCTGCTCGGTCTCTCGGTGCTCAGCCCCAGCGCGGGCACGGTCATGGAGGACCTCATCCAGCAGGGCAGCGGCCTCGACCTCATCGAACGGCCGGTCATAAAGAGCGAGGTCGGAAAGAACGTACGGGAGACCGAGGACCTTGTCGTCAGCGTGCTGCGGGGCCACCGGCTCCTCGGTTACGACGACCCGGCGGCGAGCCCCCTGCAGCTGACGGACCGCCTGATCACCATCGTCCGTGCCTCCAACGAGCCGCCCGCGTACCCGCCGCACCAGGGCATCCCGCGTTCCTGA
- a CDS encoding molybdopterin molybdotransferase MoeA gives MTGAGWPGGAGAPGGAGTSGTPRDAGSPTAEDRADEERAVAQALALVGGQASRDAESAPTGGPSGRSTGSSGDSPRPDDWLTGLQNDWPAAASSGEPGPRPADEPHARGSAPQGGTPTTGPGTPATGPGTPATGPGTPATGPGTPATGPGTPATGPGTPATGPGTPATGPGTPATGPGTSVTGNGTPATGGPRPRPRPADELRTPLHAALPWRAARRVAERAGWTRGVPVERVGLGGALGRVLGAPLAALTDLPPFDTSAMDGWAVAGPGPWNIREDGGILAGHGACAPLPDGAAVRIATGARVPAEVTAVIRSEHAHADEAKGLLYAQRPVSQGQDIRPRGQECRSGEQLLPAGTVVTPAVLGLAAAAGYDELPVRPRPRVDILVLGDELLTAGLPRDGLIRDALGPMIGPWLHALGAEVSPPRRLGDDAEALWKALTGSEADLIITTGGTAAGPVDHVHRVLDRIGAELLVDGVAVRPGHPMLLARLGSAGPCLVGLPGNPLAAVSGLLTLAGPLLGGLAGRTPDDPYRVAVRDDVQGHPHDTRLVPVVHRAAGEPGTAGGAEHVVPLHYNGPAMLRGIAAADGLAVVEPGGVRSGTEVEILDLPWASATPWTEGCFT, from the coding sequence GTGACGGGGGCCGGGTGGCCCGGGGGTGCGGGGGCGCCCGGGGGCGCCGGTACTTCCGGGACCCCGCGCGACGCGGGGTCCCCAACGGCGGAGGACCGGGCCGATGAGGAGCGGGCCGTCGCCCAGGCGCTGGCCCTGGTGGGCGGGCAGGCGTCCCGGGACGCGGAGAGCGCGCCCACGGGCGGGCCGTCCGGCCGGTCCACCGGTTCCTCGGGGGACTCCCCCCGGCCGGACGACTGGCTCACCGGCCTGCAGAACGACTGGCCGGCCGCCGCGTCCTCCGGCGAACCGGGCCCCCGTCCCGCCGATGAGCCACACGCCCGGGGCTCCGCCCCGCAGGGCGGCACCCCGACCACCGGCCCCGGCACCCCGGCCACCGGCCCCGGCACCCCGGCCACCGGCCCCGGCACCCCGGCCACCGGCCCCGGCACCCCGGCCACCGGCCCCGGCACCCCGGCCACCGGCCCCGGCACCCCGGCCACCGGGCCCGGCACCCCGGCCACCGGCCCAGGCACCCCCGCCACCGGCCCCGGCACCTCCGTGACCGGCAACGGCACCCCCGCCACCGGTGGCCCCCGCCCCCGCCCCCGGCCCGCCGATGAGCTACGCACCCCCCTCCACGCCGCTCTCCCCTGGCGGGCCGCTCGCCGTGTCGCCGAGCGGGCCGGGTGGACCCGGGGCGTGCCCGTCGAGCGGGTGGGGCTCGGGGGTGCGCTCGGGCGGGTGCTCGGTGCACCGCTGGCCGCGCTCACGGACCTGCCGCCCTTCGACACGTCGGCCATGGACGGCTGGGCCGTCGCCGGACCGGGGCCCTGGAACATCCGCGAGGACGGCGGCATCCTCGCCGGGCACGGCGCCTGCGCCCCGCTGCCCGACGGTGCGGCCGTCCGTATCGCCACGGGCGCCCGCGTCCCGGCCGAGGTCACCGCCGTCATCCGCAGCGAACACGCTCACGCCGACGAGGCCAAGGGGCTGCTGTACGCGCAGCGGCCCGTGAGCCAGGGGCAGGACATCCGGCCGCGCGGCCAGGAATGCCGGTCGGGGGAGCAGTTGCTTCCGGCCGGAACGGTCGTGACCCCCGCCGTGCTCGGGCTGGCCGCCGCCGCCGGGTACGACGAGCTGCCTGTCCGCCCCCGGCCACGCGTCGACATCCTGGTGCTGGGCGACGAGCTGCTGACCGCCGGGCTGCCGCGCGACGGGCTGATCCGCGACGCACTGGGGCCCATGATCGGGCCCTGGCTGCACGCGCTGGGCGCCGAGGTCTCGCCTCCGCGCCGGCTCGGCGACGACGCGGAGGCGCTGTGGAAGGCGCTCACCGGCTCCGAGGCCGACCTGATCATCACGACCGGCGGCACCGCGGCGGGGCCCGTCGACCATGTCCACCGCGTTCTGGACCGGATCGGGGCGGAGCTGCTGGTCGACGGTGTCGCCGTGCGCCCCGGCCACCCGATGCTGCTGGCCCGGCTCGGTTCCGCCGGGCCCTGTCTCGTCGGGCTGCCCGGCAACCCGCTGGCCGCCGTCTCCGGACTGCTCACGCTGGCCGGGCCGCTCCTCGGCGGGCTGGCCGGGCGCACCCCCGACGACCCGTACCGGGTGGCCGTGCGCGACGATGTGCAGGGGCATCCGCATGACACCCGGCTGGTGCCCGTGGTCCATCGCGCGGCCGGAGAACCCGGAACCGCAGGCGGGGCGGAGCACGTCGTACCACTGCATTACAACGGTCCCGCCATGCTGCGCGGGATCGCCGCCGCAGACGGGTTGGCCGTCGTGGAGCCGGGCGGGGTACGGTCCGGCACCGAGGTGGAGATCCTCGATCTACCGTGGGCCTCGGCGACGCCGTGGACTGAAGGGTGTTTCACGTGA